One Cryptomeria japonica chromosome 9, Sugi_1.0, whole genome shotgun sequence genomic window carries:
- the LOC131048299 gene encoding uncharacterized protein LOC131048299, which yields MKIKVGEIKMEATSFLKHLWTILKKKSDTLKDKADEIMNTQMLLLKSMKNDNILGSVSNRIKFNWRHRFSGKFKRRDSEKKEDLNNPSMELLCASPDRQELESLSQRLFGGSDASGSPRTPEIRSENEIDRIAGSFIRRFHNQIKLQKQDSYNAMLARSV from the coding sequence ATGAAGATCAAAGTGGGTGAGATAAAAATGGAGGCCACAAGCTTCCTGAAACACCTCTGGACAATTCTGAAGAAAAAATCAGACACCCTCAAAGACAAGGCAGATGAAATCATGAATACCCAAATGCTTTTGCTCAAATCTATGAAAAATGACAATATATTGGGTTCAGTTTCCAACAGGATCAAATTCAATTGGAGGCATAGGTTCTCTGGGAAGTTCAAGCGCAGAGATTCAGAGAAAAAAGAAGATCTTAATAACCCATCAATGGAATTGCTTTGTGCTTCACCAGATCGCCAAGAACTGGAGAGCTTATCACAGAGGCTGTTTGGTGGTTCAGATGCATCTGGGAGCCCTAGAACTCCAGAAATCAGGTCTGAAAATGAGATTGATAGGATTGCAGGGTCTTTCATCAGAAGGTTCCATAATCAAATCAAGCTGCAGAAGCAAGATTCTTATAATGCTATGCTTGCCAGGAGTGTTTAA